The Anomaloglossus baeobatrachus isolate aAnoBae1 chromosome 10, aAnoBae1.hap1, whole genome shotgun sequence genome has a segment encoding these proteins:
- the LOC142255412 gene encoding cathepsin D-like, with product MDVSGVWSLLLCVLVQHGSALVRIPLTKFTSIRRTFSEAAGEVEKLIGSEGYSKYYSGFPPNGGPTPETLKNYLDAQYYGEIGIGTPPQIFTVVFDTGSSNLWVPSVHCSILDIACLIHHKYDSSKSSSYVKNGTAFSIQYGSGSLSGYLSQDTVTIGNLAVKGQLFGEAIKQPGITFIAAKFDGILGMAYPRISVDGVTPVFDNMMQQELLDQNIFSFYLNRNPESQPGGELLLGGTDPKYYTGNFNYVNITRKAYWEIHMDQLSVGGQLALCKGGCVAIVDTGTSLITGPKEEVLALQRAIGAIPLTQGEYMVQCEKVSSLPVISLRIGGQEYTLTGEQYTLKVTQGSHTICLSGFMGLDIPPPAGPLWILGDVFIGQYYTVFDRANNRVGFAKAK from the exons GATACCATTAACGAAGTTCACCTCCATCCGTCGGACTTTTTCTGAAGCTGCAGGGGAGGTGGAAAAACTAATTGGAAGTGAAGGATACTCAAAATATTACTCTGGATTTCCACCAAATGGAGGTCCTACGCCAGAGACACTGAAGAACTATTTGGAT GCTCAGTACTATGGAGAAATTGGCATTGGGACCCCTCCTCAGATATTCACTGTGGTGTTTGATACAGGCTCCTCTAATCTCTGGGTACCATCCGTACACTGCTCCATTCTGGACATTGCTTGTT TAATACACCACAAGTACGATTCATCTAAATCTTCCAGCTACGTGAAGAACGGTACAGCGTTCTCCATCCAGTACGGCAGCGGCAGTCTGTCCGGGTACCTGAGTCAGGACACTGTGACG ATTGGCAACTTGGCAGTGAAAGGACAACTTTTTGGGGAAGCCATCAAACAGCCCGGTATAACCTTTATAGCAGCCAAGTTTGATGGTATTTTGGGAATGGCTTACCCACGAATCTCTGTGGATGGGGTCACTCCAGTTTTTGACAACATGATGCAGCAGGAACTTTTGGATCAGAATATTTTCTCTTTCTACCTCAACAG GAACCCAGAATCCCAACCTGGTGGTGAGTTATTACTGGGTGGCACCGACCCCAAGTATTACACTGGAAACTTTAACTACGTGAATATCACCCGCAAGGCCTACTGGGAAATTCACATGGACCA ATTAAGTGTCGGGGGTCAACTTGCACTTTGTAAAGGTGGCTGTGTGGCCATTGTAGACACTGGGACCTCACTGATCACCGGCCCAAAGGAAGAAGTGCTCGCCCTGCAGAGAGCCATTGGAGCAATTCCATTAACTCAAGGAGAG TACATGGTGCAGTGTGAAAAGGTCTCCTCATTACCTGTGATCTCTCTGAGGATTGGTGGACAAGAGTACACCCTGACGGGAGAACAGTACACACTAAAG GTGACTCAAGGAAGCCATACAATCTGTCTGAGTGGCTTCATGGGTCTTGATATACCTCCTCCGGCTGGACCCCTCTGGATACTTGGAGATGTCTTCATTGGCCAATATTATACTGTATTTGATCGAGCTAATAACCGGGTTGGGTTTGCTAAAGCCAAGTGA